DNA from Pseudomonadota bacterium:
AATCATTCACCTTGCATAATTTCTTCCGCAATCATTTCAGCCTGCTTTAAAACCGTCTCAGTTGCAAGTTTCTGCATGTCCGGCGGATAGCCATACTGTCGCAGGGTTCTTTTAACTATGACTTTAAGTTTTGCCTTAACACTTTCCTTGATAGTCCAATCAATTGAAGCATTCTGCCTCACTTTTTCAAAAAGCACTACGGCAAGTTCCCTTAATTTGTCTTTTCCCATTACCTCAAGGGCACTTTTATTATTGGCGATAGCAGTATAGAAGGCATACTCGAAATCAGAAAGCCCCATTTCTTTAGGTTCTTTATCCTTTTCTTGAATGTCTTTGCCTAAAGCGATAAGTTCTTCAATGACTTCAGCAGCGGTAATAATTTTGTTGTGATATCTTTTTATGGAATTTTCCAGCATTTCCATTAAAGATTTGCCCTGAATCAGGTTCTTTTTAATTCTTGCTTTTATCTCGTCATTTAATAGTTTCTTCAGGACTTCCAGAGCAATGTTCTTATGCTCCATATTCTTGACTTCCAGAAGAAATTCTTCAGAAAGAATGGAAATATCCGGCTTTTTAATCCCGGCTGCATCAAAAACATCAATTACCTTTTCACTCACCAAGGCTTTATCAATAACTTGTCTTATTGCTGTTTCAATGTCTTCATCTGTCCTGCCTGTGCCGGTACTATCGAATTTAGCCAGGCGCGCTTTGACTGCCTGAAAAAATGCAACCTCCTCTTTTACATCCATTGCCTGTTCATGGGGAATGGCAATAGCGAATCCCTGGGATAATGCGATAACCTCATTGATATATCTTTTCTTCCCGTTTTCCAGGCCAAGTATATGTTCTTCCGCCGCCAGAATTAACGAAAGCTTTGTCCTCGTATCCGACTCAAAATAATTCTCATAAGAAAAGCCATAAAACATCTGTGAAACGATCTCCAGTTTCTCCAGCATCATCTGTACCGCTTTTTCCTGAGTAATGGCCGGGTCACCCTTGCCTCCACTGTCCGAGTAAAAAGACAATGCCTTCTTCAAATCCGAAGCAATGCCAAGATAATCCACCACTAACCCGCCGGGTTTGTCCTTATAAACCCTGTTTACACGGGCGATGGCCTGCATAAGGTTATGGCCTTTCATGGGTTTGTCAATGTAAAGCGTATGCATGGACGGTACATCAAAACCGGTAAGCCACATATCACGCACAATAACCAGCCTGAGATTATCTTCCGGGTCTTTCATCCGGTCTGCCAACACCCTCCGCTGTTCTTTTGTCGTATGATGTTTAGCTATTTTAGGGCCGTCGGAGGATGCTGATGTCATGACCACTTTTATAGCGCCTTTTTTCAGATCGTCACTATGCCAAGCAGGCCTTATGTCGATTATTTGCTTATATAAATCGGCTGCAATACGGCGGGACATGGCAACAACCATTGCCTTGCCTTCAGGAAATATTTCCTGCCGCTGTTCAAAATGATCAATAATATCCTGTGCAATCTGTTTTATCCGGTTTTCACTGCCTACAAGCGCTTCCAGTTGCGTCCATTTTGCCTTCGCTTTTTGCGTATCGGTAAGGTCTTCCTGGTCAAGCTCAGTATCAAGTTCGGCAACAAGCTTTTTGCCTTCTTCGCTCAGATTTATTTTAGCCAGTCTGCTTTCATAATATATTTTGACCGTTGCACCGTCTTCTACTGCCTGTAAAATATCATAAACATCAACATAATTTCCAAAAACTGCCGGGGTGTTTACATCATCGCTTTCAATAGGCGTTCCGGTGAAACCAAGATAGGTTGCTTGGGGCAGGGCATCCCGCAAATACTTTGCAAACCCGTACACTACCTTTTTACCGATAACATTTCCGTTCTTGTCCTTGTCATCTATTGTTTTGGCCTTAAAGCCGTACTGTGTCCTATGGGCTTCATCAGCAATGACAATGATATTTTCCCGTTCAGATAGTGTTTCGTAAACATTGCCTTCCTCAGGCTGAAATTTCTGAATGGTAGTAAAAATCACTCCGCCGGAGGTAACCTTAAGTACCTTTTTCAAATGCCCCCGGTCTTCAGCCTGAACCGGCTCCTGCCGGAGTAGTTGCTTTGATGCGGCAAAGGTATCAAACAGTTGGTCGTCCAGATCGTTTCTGTCGGTAATAACTACGACCGTTGGATTATCCATGACAAGAACAATTTTACCGGTATAAAAAACCATAGACAGTGATTTGCCGCTTCCCTGTGTGTGCCAGACCACCCCGCCTTTTCTGTCGTTCACGGGTTGAGAGCCCACTCCCACAAGTCCATAACTTGCGGGTGATTCCTTTATCTCAAGCCTGTCCGATATTTCTTTTTTGGTTCTATGGTAACCGGATGCCCGAAGAGTTGATTCCACAGCCCTGTTGACAGCATAATACTGGTGATACGAAGCAAGCTTCTTCACAGTTTGAATGGCGATAATCCCGGTTTCTCTATCTTCTTTTTTGGTTTTTTCAAAAACAATGAAATGGCGGATAAGATCCAGCAGCGTTTTCTTATCAAGCATTCCCTTGATCAGGGTTTCCAACTGGCCTATTAATGGTGAGGCTTCAACCTTTCCATCAGCTGTCTTCCAGGACATAAAACGAGTGAATCCTGCGGAAACAGAACCGGCTTTGGCTTCCAGACCATCGGAAATAACCATAATGCCGTTATATGTAAATAGGCTGGGGATTGCCTGTTTGTATGTTTGGAACTGCCTGAAGGCCGATTTGACCGTTGCGTTTTCATCAGCAGGGTTTTTTAGTTCGATAACAACAAGTGGCAAGCCGTTTACAAACAGAACCACATCAGGACGTTTGTTGACATTGTTTTCAATTACCGTGAACTGGTTAGCTACAAGAAAATCATTGTTTTCCGGATTTTCGAAATCAACAAGCCAGACAAGATCACCCCGACTGTGGCCGCCTTTTCTAATGGTTACATTGATGCCCTCAGTCAGCAGTCGATGGAAAGCTTCATTATTTGCTATAAGTTCGGGGGAATGAATCCGTTGGATCTGCTTGATAGCATCTTCTCTGATATCTGCCGGTATTGATGGGTTGATTCTGCCGATGGCTGTCCGAAGCCGCTCCAAAAGCAGTACTTCTTCAAAGGATTCACGTTCCGGGGTTTCGCTGTCAGGGGCGATAGACGGAGCGTAGATATATTGATAGCCGGATTTTTCCAGCAGTTCGATGGCGAATTTTTCGATTTCAGATTCGGTAATTTTATTCATAATGATAAATACCTCGTTATGTACTAAACCCGAACCCTTGTTTGAATATTTGTCCTTATTTCATTATAAAGTGCTATTTCCTTCTCATGTTCAAATACTACAGAAATACAGTAGTCCTGCATCCTGTTCTCATCAGTAATCCATTTATTAAAATTAAGCAGGACTAGTGAAATTGGAGTTGCAGGAATACTCTTGGGTTGTCGCTTGTATTCCTTCCATGCTTTTTGATGGCAACCGGCCTTTCTTGTGTTTCCGCCAGGGAAGAAATCGATTTCAAATTTTTTTAATGCTTCCGGTACCCCAAGTTCCTCTGCTTGTTCAGTGAGTATGCCGTATTTTTCCATTAATATTTGAGGATTGATCGAATGGAAAAGATGAAATTCCATTCGGTTCCCCAGATAGCTGTCTCCACGAGTAAGGCGGGTTTCAGGATTGAAGGTAAGGGCAACCATTATTTTCTTTTTTCCTTCTTCGGAAAAGAAGATATCGGGAAGCTGGAGGGAATAAATCTTCATCTGATTTAATCCGATTTGTCCTTCATCCCAGAGAACCACCCTGTTGCTAAATGAAAACATAGCTCTTTCAAAGCTACTCAACCCATAACCGCAAATAGATAGATGAGCTGCTTCAGCAGTTTTTTTATTAGCAGTTTGATAAAAGTTTTTACTTGGACTGTAAGGATAATCCGCACCAATAAGTAGCATATTTTTAATGAAATTACCTGACCTTTGTGGAAAATTATTTATAATCTTCCCAGCAAGATGAGCCACTTTAGGAGCTGAAAAACTGGTCCAGCAATCATATTGAATAATGTCTTCGGTTGTTCGATTATTTAATAGAGCAATTTTTCCACCTCTATCCTCGTCAATTCTTCCATGGTTATCAAATAAGATGAGATTGCCGCCATATTCGACAAGTTCAGGTTTTATCATGCCATTAATACCAAATCCTGTTCTTGTGAAAGGTGAAGGCTGATCTTCACTCGCAACAGCCGTTTTTATCTGTTCAGCGCCATATCGTTCTTGCTCGATCCGCGCCTCTCCCGCTATTGAGCCTACTGTCAAAGCAAGTGATGATGTAGCTGGATTTATAATGTTGAAATCGGGATTTTCTGTTAAATAAACAGGATAGTTTGAGGTAATCTCTTCGATGGTGGAATAGATATCCGAGGGTCTCTGATTGCCGGCTGAAACAACAAAAACGACATTTGGAAATTGAAAAGCCAGTTCATCAATTAAAGCGGCAAGCGGTAATTGCCTGTCATAATTTTTATGCCAGACTTCATTGCTATTTCCAAGTGAAATATTGACCACTCTTATGTGATATTCCGCATTAGATAAAAAACTCTCGACAGCATCTTTTAATTGATGCTCAACAAGTTTCTCCGGATCATATATTGCTGAAACCGTACCTCTCATTTCGTTTCTTTCCGCATACATTACTTTGGCGGAAAAAATCCAGTTGGATGGTGTAAAGTTGTTTATATCAAGACAATTTTCAACATCACCATATGCGGCACAACCCGCCACAGCAGTGCCATGTCCGACGGTGTCTTGAATTTGGGGTTCTCCCGTTTGAAAATTTTCTTCCCCGCCGATGCATTTTTCAAGCATCGGGTGATTTGAGATAATGCCGGAATCAATAATCAAAATACCATGTGCAGCCTCATCAGGTTCATGAAATTCTATGTTGGAGATATCCGGTCGCGTATATTCAAATGGGTTGAATCGGAGAACAGAAGGCCGATCAGCTCTGGATATTTCCTTGAGATCTATGATTTCATCAAATATAGCCGCTGATAGTTTAGCCCTCACAAGTACAAATGTTTTTGATATTAGGGTGTCGGTAATACGGAATTGACTCAAGTCGGAATAAGTCTGTTTTAGTTCATTGATAAATCTTTCGTTTTTCTGTGGATCAGTCATCCGCCATAATTCTATGTCAATAAATTCCGGGGTTTCACCTAATGGCTTTTCACTTAACCCTTTTCCGATCTTTTTTCCCCTGGGGATATCCTGGAAGGAATCAATAGCATTAAAAAAATCATATTTAAGTCCCTCCTCACTGCCATATGTTGCAAGATTGGACTTGAATTGGCTCAACGTATCGTCATCGCTGAAAACAACCCAATACCCCTTCCTGTTTTCAGCAACCGAAAGTACGTGGATTCCCATGGATAAAAGTATTTTCTCAAAAGCATCAGGTGATACGCTCTGATTTATTTCAATTTCATAGATTAAGGATGGGCTAATTCTGCCGGAAAATTTATTCTTTAACGCAGAAAATGATTGAACAATTTCTTCTGCTTTTTGTTTTGACTCTTGTGAGAAGGCTGCTTTTGTTCTCCCACCTGGAATATTATAACCACCACCTCCGCCCCTTTTCTGCCGTTCTAAATTGCCACTATAAATTGGAAGTTTCAAATGGTCATATTTTTCCATCAATTATCCCCCATTTGATTATTTTTCACCTTTTCTCTGCGGCTGAATTTATTGATTGCTTTTTCAATGTCGTTTTGTCCAAGACAATTTCTTGAATCAAGAATTGATAATTTCATAGCTTCTTCAGTAATCATCTTGATATCGGCAGGAGAAAGCCCCTGAGTCATATTGACTGCTTTTGGCAAATTAATATCAGGATCTTTTTTAATTGGTCTCAGATAGAGTTCAAATAATGCTTTCCTTATATTTTCATCGGGAAGTTCGTAGTAAATGACATCATCAAAACGCCGCCATATTGCCGGATCAAGCATGTATTGATGATTGGTTGCGGCCAGTATTATGCTGTCACCCTTGATATTATCGAGCATTTGAAGAAAGTTATTGACAACCCTCTTTATTTCTCCGTGTTCGTGCTTGTCGTCTCTGTTTTTACCAATGATGTCAAACTCATCAAAAAGAGTTATCCACGTTCCACTTTCAACAAAATCGAAAACCCTCCTTAGATTTGAAGCCGTTTCGCCAAGATACGATGAAATAATTGCGTCAAACCTGATATACACCAGTGGGATTTGCAGAACGGAACTGATTATACGTGCCGAAAAGGTTTTTCCCGTACCAGGCTTGCCGCAAAGAAGAATCTTCCTTTTATTCTGAAGATTATAGGTCGCGAAAATATCCGCGTCTTTAAATTCCCTGATAATTTGCTCCAACTGTTGTTTTGTTTCCGGCGAGATTAACAGGCTGGCCATACTGATATCAAAATGTTGTATTTCGAGTAACGGAAAACCTTTTTCCGTATCCCTCGGAATTGGCTGCGTGTTCTTAAACCGTTTTTCTCTTTCCGAAGAACTGTTTGCAGCGTAAAGAGCCTTTTCCAGCTCTTTTGCTACCATAGTGTGCTTTTTCCTTTTTTCGTGTTCGATATATTCCCGTGCCGCCTGAATAAAAGCCTCGTTATCTTTATCGTTAAAGGATAAAAACAATTTTTTTATTAAATCAGAGGTGGTCATCAACATTCCTCCTTGAGTGCAAATTTAATTATTGCCCCTTTTGTTTTACTCATTCTACATCACCTGAAAAACTTTTGTTTTCAGCTACATAAGCCAGATAATCGACACTAAAGAGAACTTCACTTGCCGGAAAAGAATAATTACCCATTATAAATTCACCGTATAAATCATCCCAGAAGTCATTGAATGATTCATTATCGGTATAAAGTATTTCCGCTTCTACATGCTCTGTTGTTGCACGAGGGTTTTCATTTTCAAAGGCTCTAATTAAAAATGCAGCAACAATAACCGTTGTATCAATCAGAAATTCTTTCGTTAGTTCATCAACTTTATTGTTTCTTTCTTTTAACTCTTCCAAGGATTTACCGTGAGAGGTTGTGCCAATTTCATTTCTGAGATTTCCCATCTGCTGTCCGATGGTCGCCAGTGCTGTAGAAATCCGCATAACCAGATTATCGCTTGAATAGCCAATAGCGGTAAACGCTTTTTTCATCACGACGTTAATGCTCGTAACCTCCCCAAGCACAATACTTTTGGAATTACAAATTTCCTTGCCAATTGTTTCCAAAAGAGCTTTTGCATTTTCTACGGCATGACTGAAATCAGTATTTGTATGAGCTTCGATGCGGTCTGTGTAGGTGGTCAATTCCGACCACCTGCCGTATTGCCCGATTATTTTTTTCAGCCGTTCCATTATTATGCCGCCTTAACTTTCATAATATGCAACCCTTATTTCCCCACTCATCAGTCGGGGTAGTAGTGTGTCGAGGAGTTTTTTAAGGGTGAGAATTTGAGCTTGGTTTTTATTTATTTTTTTGAAAAATGAACCCATTTGTTTATTAAACGCTGTAACCAAATCTTCAGGAAATTTTGGAAAACCTAATGATTTTAAATTTCCTTGGTTGATTTTAGGTTGGACAGCACCTGTAACAATCTCATCAATATTTTTTTTCCTAAGATAATTCCAGAGAAAAAAATTACTATAAGGTGTTTTCGCTTTGATAACGTGGGTATGATTATTTACCCAAAACTTTCCAGTTGTATATTGTAAAATTGGATACCCCTCATTTGTCCTGACCGTTCCATCTTCGCCAAGTAGGATATACTCACCGTCAAAAATATAATCATTAATATAGTCCATAACGCTAGCAGCCCCATAGTAAGGAAATAATTGCCCATCTTTTTTCTTGTCTCTTTCCATTTTTGATAAAGGAATTCTTAAATGGTCAAATATTTCGATAACATCACCTAATACTCCCTCTTCCCAATCCTCTTTTGCTTCCTCCACAAACCACTGTCTGAAAAGGGTTTCAGCCATAGCTTCGAAGGTTTTGTTCTGGCGGTGGAGCAGGTCTATTTTGTCATCGAGGCTGGAAAGGACGGAGGCAATGGCTTTTTGTTCGGGAAGAGAGGGAATAGGGAAAAGAACGTTCTGGAATGTACCGAGGTTAATATTATCTTGCACAGAACCTTCGCCAACGTGCTTCAACTCCTTCTGAAAAAAAATGAGCGTATAATAAATAAAGTTTAAATCAGCTAATTGATCATTGGGAATAAACCCCAACACACTGTCAGGAAAACAAGCATCAAATGAAAGAATAGCAAGTTCTGCAATATTTGCAGCGATAGTAATACAAAGGGTACCTTTGGGCCACAGCTTGCTCTGCTCTAAACCTTCCTCATTATAAGTCTGTTCAAACTTAGTAATATATTTTCTAGCCTCTCGTATTTCACCTGTTTGAATGAAAGGATATCTTCCACCATAAAGGTGAAAGGCGTACCTTGGTCTATGCCTTGAACGACCTCTTTGTAGTAACCCTAACTCTTCTAATTTGTATTCCTGCCACTTACCCACTAACTTTTACCTTCTTTAAATTTTCAGCAAGCAAAGCTTTTAATTGCTTATAAAACCCAGCCTGTCTGCTATATATCTGTTTATCCATATACCCTCTTCATCCCCGAATAATCCGTCAATATCCACATCTGGTGGCTTAACCTGCCCTGTTTTTAATTATGGAAAATTCACCATAATTAAAAACAGGGGCTGTATATGTGCATTGGATCTTAAAACATCTTAACATATTCGTCGAAAGCAAAAACACGGTTGCGTTGATATCCAGTTATTTCTTTAAGAATTCCAATTGTTATAAATATCTTTACTATGTCGTTCGCAGCTTTAGGTGATAGGTTTGTCAAAGTCTGGACGTCTTTTATCGTAACCACCGGCTTAGAAAAGAGGGCATTCAGGAATGCCGAAGCCTGTTTTGTTCTTTTTCCAAGCGCAAGTATTTTCTCACTCTCAAGGGAAGCTTTCAAATCAGTAATTTTTTTAAGCGTAGTCATTGCGTTTTCTGCTGTTTGGATAACACCGGTCAGAAAGAACTTTATCCATTGACCAAGATCATTTTTTGTGCGGACAAAAGTCAAATTGTCATAATACTGTGTCTTATTCTTTTCAAAAAAATCTGAGAGATACAAAAGCGGTTTTTCAAGAATACCACTGCTGACAAGATATAAAGTAATGAGCAGCCTCCCGATTCTGCCATTACCATCCAAAAAGGGATGTATTGTTTCGAATTGATAATGGACAATAGCGATGCGGATAAGATGAGGAATTTTAATATCGGTATTATGAAGAAACAATTCCAGGTCGGACAACAATTCAGGTAATTCCGTATGAGCCGGAGGAATAAATACTGCATCAGATAGACTTGCCCCGCCAATCCAGTTTTGAGACTGCCTGAATTCACCTGGGCTTCTACGTTCACCTCTTCCACTTGAAAGAAGAATCTTATGGGTGTTTTTGATAAGTCGGTTTGATAAAGGCAGTGTCTTTAACTCTTCTATAGCTGTGTTCATAGCCAAAACATAATTGTTTACTTCCTTCCAATCATCCCGTTTTTCCGGTTTTATCTCTTTTTCTTCAATGAGAGCGTCTTCTAAGTTAGTTTGTGTTCCTTCTATTCGACTCGATAAAACCGCTTCTTTAAAAATATGCATCATGATGAACATATCAGTGTTAGGAACAAATCGGGAAAAGGAGTTTAATCCTCCGAGTTGTAACGAGGCTTTTTCGAGAAGCTCGTTAATTACTTCATCTGTCCAGAAAAAGGTATGGTTAATCTTTTCCGGTAAAAAATATTTGTATTGATAGCCTTTTCTTTGTATTCCTGACCTAAAATCTTTAATGTTCATTTTAGACTCCAAGGTAAAATAAAACATTTCTTATTTTACTTTAAGCCATTAAGATAAAATAAGAGAAAATTTACCATTACCTTTTCATGTTTTGATTTCTATCTTTTTCAAATTTTCTTTAATCAAAGCATTCAATCTTTCTTCTTCCTTCAACTGCTCCTCAAACTCGGCTTTGAGCCTGGCAAATCTCTCATTGAAATCAAAATCATCTTCATCATCGGCCAAACCTACATACCGGCCGGGTGTCAGCACATAATCCAGTTCTTTCACCCGTTCAATGGAAGTGGAATTGCAGAAGCCCTTTATATCCTCATAATCGCCGTTCGGATTGCGCCAGTTATGATATGTTCCGGTGATATTTTCGATATCTTCTTCCGAAAGTTCTCGTGTTCTGCGGTTGATCAGATGGCCCATATTCCGGGCATCGATAAATAGTATTTCATTGGTGCGGTTGCGGAACTTGCCGTTTGCCCTGTTGCGGCTCAAAAACCATAAACAGGCCGGAATCTGTGTGTTTAAGAACAACTTGGCGGGAAGATTAACTATACAGTCCACCAACCGATCTTCAATCAGTGCTTTGCGGATATCTCCTTCACCGGAAGTCTTGGATGTCAGAGAACCTTTTGCCAGAACAAAACCGGCCTGACCGCTTGGGCTCAGATGGTAGAAAAAGTGCAGTATCCATGCGTAGTTGGCATTTCCAGGAGGAGGAGTTCCGTAATTTTTCCATCTGCCGTCATTCTTGAGCAATTCACCGCTCCAGTCGCTGTCGTTAAAGGGCGGATTGGCAATCACATAGTCGGCCTTCAGGTCTTTATGGCAGTCATTTAAAAAAGATCCCTCATTGTTCCATTTTACCTGGGAGCTGTCGATGCCTCGGATTGCAAGATTCATCCTGGCCAGCCGCCATGTCGTGTGATTACTCTCCTGTCCGTAAATAGAGATATCACTAAATTTGCCCTGATGGTCGGCTATAAATTTTTCAGACTGCACAAACATGCCGCCGGAGCCGCAGCATGGATCAAAAACCCTACCCTTATAGGGCTCCAGCATTTCCACCAGCAATTCAACAACACTTCGCGGAGTATAAAACTGGCCTCCCTTTTTGCCTTCAGCCAGTGCGAATTCGCCGAGAAAGTATTCAAAAACATGGCCTAAGATATCGGCACTGCGAGCTTTGGCGGCACCCATGGCAATGTTGCCAACCAGGTCTATCAAACCGCCAAGATTGGTGGGATCAAGATTGCTCCTTGCAAATACTTTGGGTAACACATCCTTAAGAGAAGGGTTATCCTTTTCAATGGCATCCATAGCCTCGTCGACTACCTTGCCGATTTCAGGAAGTTTGGCTTTTGCCAGCAGATATGACCAGCGTGCTTTTTCAGGCACAAAGAAGACATTTTCCGCCTTGTATTCATCCTTATCTTCGGGGTCTGCCCCGGCATAATCGCCATCACCACTTTTCAGCTTGTTGTATAAATCTTCAAAAGCATCGGAGATATATCTAAGAAACATCAACCCTAAAACGATGTGTTTATATTCCGCCGCATCAATGTTTTTCCTGAGCTTATCCGCAGCTTTCCAGAGTTGTTTTTCTATAGGCTCTTCTTTGTTATTGTTTTTCTCGGCTTTTGCCATTTATTGCTCCGGTTCTTAATTCACACTTTATGGCTGTTAAGGAAGGCAAACGCTACCCTGTTTCCTGGCAATCTGTTTGTCTTGTAAGGTTAAGAAAAGTAATTATATATTCTAAATATCTCTGTATCCAGGAAGATATTCAGAAAGGATTATTAAATTATTTTGAAGATTTAATAGATATCAGAATAAATTTCAACAAAAATTATAATTAAAATAAGATTTATAAGAAAGCGTATTCGGTTTGTAAATCTACAACGAATTATCTTTACAGATATCAATAATCACAAACTATCAGCTGACCAGAAAACCTTTGATAAGTCTGTAATATTTCTATCACGATAAGGGTGATTATATAAAAAGCTATAATCAAAAATCTGTTTTCCAGCAAGATTGATAACAGTTGTTAAAATACTGCAATGATGGCAAGAGATTTTCAAAAGAAAATACTTCTATGGATAGGGTTCCGCCACATCTTTATCTTTGCACTCGATAACCACAAAAGGCAAACCGTTCACAAAAAGAACAATATCAGGAATGATAGCGCTGCGGCTTGCCCCCGGAGTGTCAATTCGGAACTGATTGACAGCTATAAAACTGTTTCTCTCAGGATGGTGAAAATCTATCAAACGCACCAACGGGCTTTGTTCGCCGGTCAGCTCGTTTACATTGGTTGTTGTGTTTTTGGTGAGCAGTTCAAAAATGGTTTTATTGGCTTCGAGCAAACCCACGCCGGGCTGGGTGGTCACTTCACGCAAAACATCATCAATCTGTTTTCCGGTAAGCCAGGAGCGGCCGTCATCGGTAAGATTGATGCGCTTGAGCGAATCGCAGAATTCTTTGGTAAGAATAGTTTCCTTGAAATGCTCACGCCTGCTTAATGCCGGGTTTTGAGGGATAAAGCCTGCGCCTTGGTCGATGACTTCCCAGCCGATTTGACGTAGTTTGTCGGGAAAAGGGCGTTCGACATTGGTGTATTCGGACATTATTTTTGCTCCTTGAGATAAGCGATCCCCTTGGAAGTAATTCTATATTTCTGGAACCTGCTGTTAGGCTTATCAGGTATAGTCATTTCAATAAAGCCTTGGGCTACTGCCGGTTGCTGATAAGCTTCGCGGAAATGTTTTTCATCTTTAAGCCCAAGTTTTTCCTGAATTTGTTTTCGCGTCATTTCCCCATCTATTATCGACAGTATCTTTTTGACT
Protein-coding regions in this window:
- a CDS encoding type I restriction endonuclease subunit R; translation: MNKITESEIEKFAIELLEKSGYQYIYAPSIAPDSETPERESFEEVLLLERLRTAIGRINPSIPADIREDAIKQIQRIHSPELIANNEAFHRLLTEGINVTIRKGGHSRGDLVWLVDFENPENNDFLVANQFTVIENNVNKRPDVVLFVNGLPLVVIELKNPADENATVKSAFRQFQTYKQAIPSLFTYNGIMVISDGLEAKAGSVSAGFTRFMSWKTADGKVEASPLIGQLETLIKGMLDKKTLLDLIRHFIVFEKTKKEDRETGIIAIQTVKKLASYHQYYAVNRAVESTLRASGYHRTKKEISDRLEIKESPASYGLVGVGSQPVNDRKGGVVWHTQGSGKSLSMVFYTGKIVLVMDNPTVVVITDRNDLDDQLFDTFAASKQLLRQEPVQAEDRGHLKKVLKVTSGGVIFTTIQKFQPEEGNVYETLSERENIIVIADEAHRTQYGFKAKTIDDKDKNGNVIGKKVVYGFAKYLRDALPQATYLGFTGTPIESDDVNTPAVFGNYVDVYDILQAVEDGATVKIYYESRLAKINLSEEGKKLVAELDTELDQEDLTDTQKAKAKWTQLEALVGSENRIKQIAQDIIDHFEQRQEIFPEGKAMVVAMSRRIAADLYKQIIDIRPAWHSDDLKKGAIKVVMTSASSDGPKIAKHHTTKEQRRVLADRMKDPEDNLRLVIVRDMWLTGFDVPSMHTLYIDKPMKGHNLMQAIARVNRVYKDKPGGLVVDYLGIASDLKKALSFYSDSGGKGDPAITQEKAVQMMLEKLEIVSQMFYGFSYENYFESDTRTKLSLILAAEEHILGLENGKKRYINEVIALSQGFAIAIPHEQAMDVKEEVAFFQAVKARLAKFDSTGTGRTDEDIETAIRQVIDKALVSEKVIDVFDAAGIKKPDISILSEEFLLEVKNMEHKNIALEVLKKLLNDEIKARIKKNLIQGKSLMEMLENSIKRYHNKIITAAEVIEELIALGKDIQEKDKEPKEMGLSDFEYAFYTAIANNKSALEVMGKDKLRELAVVLFEKVRQNASIDWTIKESVKAKLKVIVKRTLRQYGYPPDMQKLATETVLKQAEMIAEEIMQGE
- a CDS encoding S8 family peptidase, translated to MEKYDHLKLPIYSGNLERQKRGGGGGYNIPGGRTKAAFSQESKQKAEEIVQSFSALKNKFSGRISPSLIYEIEINQSVSPDAFEKILLSMGIHVLSVAENRKGYWVVFSDDDTLSQFKSNLATYGSEEGLKYDFFNAIDSFQDIPRGKKIGKGLSEKPLGETPEFIDIELWRMTDPQKNERFINELKQTYSDLSQFRITDTLISKTFVLVRAKLSAAIFDEIIDLKEISRADRPSVLRFNPFEYTRPDISNIEFHEPDEAAHGILIIDSGIISNHPMLEKCIGGEENFQTGEPQIQDTVGHGTAVAGCAAYGDVENCLDINNFTPSNWIFSAKVMYAERNEMRGTVSAIYDPEKLVEHQLKDAVESFLSNAEYHIRVVNISLGNSNEVWHKNYDRQLPLAALIDELAFQFPNVVFVVSAGNQRPSDIYSTIEEITSNYPVYLTENPDFNIINPATSSLALTVGSIAGEARIEQERYGAEQIKTAVASEDQPSPFTRTGFGINGMIKPELVEYGGNLILFDNHGRIDEDRGGKIALLNNRTTEDIIQYDCWTSFSAPKVAHLAGKIINNFPQRSGNFIKNMLLIGADYPYSPSKNFYQTANKKTAEAAHLSICGYGLSSFERAMFSFSNRVVLWDEGQIGLNQMKIYSLQLPDIFFSEEGKKKIMVALTFNPETRLTRGDSYLGNRMEFHLFHSINPQILMEKYGILTEQAEELGVPEALKKFEIDFFPGGNTRKAGCHQKAWKEYKRQPKSIPATPISLVLLNFNKWITDENRMQDYCISVVFEHEKEIALYNEIRTNIQTRVRV
- a CDS encoding ATP-binding protein, yielding MTTSDLIKKLFLSFNDKDNEAFIQAAREYIEHEKRKKHTMVAKELEKALYAANSSSEREKRFKNTQPIPRDTEKGFPLLEIQHFDISMASLLISPETKQQLEQIIREFKDADIFATYNLQNKRKILLCGKPGTGKTFSARIISSVLQIPLVYIRFDAIISSYLGETASNLRRVFDFVESGTWITLFDEFDIIGKNRDDKHEHGEIKRVVNNFLQMLDNIKGDSIILAATNHQYMLDPAIWRRFDDVIYYELPDENIRKALFELYLRPIKKDPDINLPKAVNMTQGLSPADIKMITEEAMKLSILDSRNCLGQNDIEKAINKFSRREKVKNNQMGDN
- a CDS encoding abortive infection family protein, producing MERLKKIIGQYGRWSELTTYTDRIEAHTNTDFSHAVENAKALLETIGKEICNSKSIVLGEVTSINVVMKKAFTAIGYSSDNLVMRISTALATIGQQMGNLRNEIGTTSHGKSLEELKERNNKVDELTKEFLIDTTVIVAAFLIRAFENENPRATTEHVEAEILYTDNESFNDFWDDLYGEFIMGNYSFPASEVLFSVDYLAYVAENKSFSGDVE
- a CDS encoding restriction endonuclease subunit S, whose amino-acid sequence is MGKWQEYKLEELGLLQRGRSRHRPRYAFHLYGGRYPFIQTGEIREARKYITKFEQTYNEEGLEQSKLWPKGTLCITIAANIAELAILSFDACFPDSVLGFIPNDQLADLNFIYYTLIFFQKELKHVGEGSVQDNINLGTFQNVLFPIPSLPEQKAIASVLSSLDDKIDLLHRQNKTFEAMAETLFRQWFVEEAKEDWEEGVLGDVIEIFDHLRIPLSKMERDKKKDGQLFPYYGAASVMDYINDYIFDGEYILLGEDGTVRTNEGYPILQYTTGKFWVNNHTHVIKAKTPYSNFFLWNYLRKKNIDEIVTGAVQPKINQGNLKSLGFPKFPEDLVTAFNKQMGSFFKKINKNQAQILTLKKLLDTLLPRLMSGEIRVAYYES